A segment of the Candidatus Sumerlaea chitinivorans genome:
GAGGGGCGCGGACAAGCTTGTACGCTGGAAAGGTACAGATGAGTTGTGCGCTGAATGCTGCCCAATCTAATTCGGTGTAACTTGCGGGGCGGTTCAACCGCCAGGACGCATTGCAATGCGTACGCTGTCACTCTTAAGCAACGGAGATGTTGCTGCCAACGTTGGGTTTGCTTTCACAGTTTCTAAGCGGACGCTATACTCGGCAAATCGTGATACAAATAAAAATGCCGCCTGCAGGTGACCTGCAAGCGGCACTGAAACTCGCGAACGCGCTCGGATGAGAGCGTCTTTATGCAGCAGGACGGCTGATCGCTTTCTGCACGCGCCCCGACCGCAAGCAATCAGTGCACACACGAATGCGTCGCACGCTTTCACCGACCTGTGCGCGGACACGTTGGATATTCGGAAGCCAACGCCGCTTGCGGCGGTTGTTCGCGTGGCTGACGTGGTTGCCCACACCCGGCGATTTTCCACAAACTGCACACTTAGCCATGGTCGTCGTATCCTTCAAAAAATCCTGGCACTCAAGCAGAGCACAAGTAACGCACTCATCGCCGCCATCCCGATCAGGCAGCGCAAAACTCATATTTGCCGACGCATTTTCTATTCATCTCCAGTATGGTGAAGTAGGGGACAGTCACTGTCCTGCGGACTCATCAGCGGGTCGCGTCTCTCCCAATGCATTGAGTTTCTCACGCGCTTCACGATTCGAGGGGTCAAGGGTTAGCGCATGCTGAAACGCGGCTGCAGCTTCGCGCTTGCGTCCCACATCCGCCAAAAAG
Coding sequences within it:
- a CDS encoding LSU ribosomal protein L28p, encoding MGNHVSHANNRRKRRWLPNIQRVRAQVGESVRRIRVCTDCLRSGRVQKAISRPAA